One segment of Chryseobacterium turcicum DNA contains the following:
- a CDS encoding low affinity iron permease family protein, with the protein MAKSESSVFERFSNWATKFTGSSYAFLGAVAIVVIWAVSGPVFNYSETWQLVINTGTTIITFLMVFLIQKSQNKDSKAIQIKLNELIAANEKASNRIVDIEDLTEKELDQLHCYYEKLADFAEDDSDIHTSHSIDAAKRNQDRKHTAFKQRHEEWLLKQNK; encoded by the coding sequence ATGGCAAAATCTGAGAGTAGTGTTTTTGAGAGATTTTCAAACTGGGCAACTAAGTTTACAGGAAGTTCGTATGCGTTTTTGGGTGCCGTTGCCATTGTTGTGATTTGGGCAGTTTCAGGGCCTGTTTTTAATTATTCCGAAACTTGGCAGTTGGTTATCAATACTGGTACCACAATTATTACTTTTCTGATGGTTTTTCTGATTCAGAAATCTCAAAATAAAGATTCTAAAGCCATTCAGATAAAACTCAATGAGCTGATTGCCGCCAACGAAAAAGCTAGCAACCGAATTGTCGATATCGAAGATCTCACTGAGAAAGAATTAGACCAACTGCATTGTTATTACGAGAAGTTAGCCGATTTTGCCGAAGATGATTCAGATATTCATACTTCGCATTCAATAGATGCAGCCAAGAGAAATCAGGACCGAAAGCACACTGCTTTTAAACAAAGGCATGAAGAATGGTTGTTGAAACAAAATAAATAA
- a CDS encoding TonB-dependent siderophore receptor, which yields MKKTVSVSLLILGVAFSKAQQKVNDTIRKETTIEEVELFGEKNKQPEGLEVITRLPLKTRDQIQSISVVSTKVIEQLGGLTVTDVAKNIPGVTQFGSYGGTRESMSIRGYRGVPVLKNGVMMDSDFRTSAMLTDMQGVESIQVIKGSAAVTQGIGDGLGSAGGVINVVTKIPKFINQTNVGFRYGSWDFYRPTVDFQRVLDTKGRVAVRLNAAYQDSNSFRRFVNTDRIYVNPSVAFRPDDKTEIVAEMDYLHNNTTPDRGTVNIGKGDVENIYKMPGRKFLGFSTDNAETKTFNFSTTATRKLTEKLKLRAAFMSSSYQSETVGAALAPLDKNNPTEFRDRTLTKSEREDFNKVFQFDFIGADVMTGFMKHTFQVGFDWKESDVTTTSYDAKDVDRINVLNDINNILPSTIDRENFKVSKNNPVSSLAPTVGLMAQDVITFNKYLKAHLGLRYSRLNGSDKETNYAWNPSFGLMISPIENMNVFGSYTSTTGLRSANNVLATGGTVGASTTKQWEAGIKSDWLNERLRFNVTLFNINTDNLSYEILTGGNKTGIYALAGQLKRKGVEVELIGKILPNLQVMTGWAYVDAQYQDSPSFVNGSAPINTPKNTANAWLNYKFNQGILEGLDIGAGIYYVGTRPVDDYKQKNTYGNEGHINGTQPEEKPFNMPDYTTVEAQVGYQFKNGLGLRVFLNNIFDAVGYNSYFRGGYIDQIQPRNFSAQINYKF from the coding sequence ATGAAAAAAACGGTATCTGTCTCATTGCTGATTTTGGGAGTGGCTTTTTCTAAAGCACAACAGAAGGTGAACGACACAATAAGAAAAGAAACCACCATCGAAGAGGTAGAGCTTTTCGGTGAAAAAAACAAACAACCTGAAGGGTTAGAAGTTATCACAAGACTGCCTCTTAAAACAAGAGATCAGATCCAATCAATATCTGTAGTTTCTACAAAAGTAATCGAGCAACTTGGCGGACTTACCGTAACAGATGTAGCCAAAAACATTCCTGGAGTTACACAATTCGGAAGTTATGGTGGAACAAGAGAGAGTATGTCTATCAGAGGATATCGTGGAGTTCCTGTTTTGAAAAACGGAGTAATGATGGATTCTGATTTCCGTACCAGTGCAATGCTTACCGATATGCAGGGTGTAGAAAGTATTCAGGTCATTAAAGGGTCTGCTGCCGTTACTCAAGGTATTGGTGATGGTCTTGGTTCTGCAGGTGGGGTGATTAATGTTGTTACAAAGATTCCAAAGTTTATCAATCAGACCAACGTAGGTTTCAGATACGGGAGTTGGGATTTTTACAGACCAACAGTAGACTTTCAAAGAGTTTTAGATACAAAGGGTAGAGTTGCCGTTCGTTTGAATGCAGCGTATCAGGATAGCAATAGTTTTAGAAGATTTGTCAATACAGACCGTATTTATGTAAATCCATCAGTCGCTTTCCGTCCGGATGATAAAACAGAAATTGTTGCTGAGATGGATTATCTGCACAATAATACAACTCCAGATAGAGGAACGGTAAATATAGGAAAAGGAGACGTTGAAAATATCTATAAAATGCCGGGAAGAAAATTTCTTGGTTTCTCAACAGATAATGCTGAAACGAAAACGTTCAATTTTTCTACTACAGCAACAAGAAAGCTTACCGAAAAACTAAAATTAAGAGCTGCCTTCATGAGCTCGTCATATCAATCAGAAACTGTGGGAGCAGCGTTGGCACCGCTTGATAAAAATAATCCTACAGAGTTTAGAGACAGAACGCTTACAAAATCTGAACGTGAAGATTTCAACAAAGTATTTCAGTTCGATTTTATTGGTGCAGATGTAATGACAGGCTTTATGAAGCATACCTTTCAAGTCGGTTTTGACTGGAAAGAGTCTGATGTAACCACCACTTCTTATGATGCAAAAGACGTAGATCGAATTAATGTTTTAAACGACATCAATAACATTCTGCCTTCTACTATTGATAGAGAAAATTTTAAGGTATCTAAAAATAATCCGGTTTCTTCTTTAGCACCTACTGTTGGATTAATGGCACAGGATGTGATAACATTTAATAAATATTTAAAAGCACACTTAGGTCTTCGATATAGCAGGCTGAACGGTTCAGATAAAGAAACAAACTATGCATGGAATCCATCTTTTGGATTGATGATTTCACCTATTGAAAATATGAATGTTTTTGGTTCATATACAAGTACTACAGGTTTAAGAAGTGCAAATAATGTTTTAGCAACAGGAGGAACGGTAGGAGCGTCTACAACAAAACAGTGGGAAGCAGGAATTAAATCTGATTGGTTAAATGAAAGATTAAGATTCAATGTGACGCTATTCAACATCAATACAGATAATCTTTCTTACGAAATATTAACCGGAGGTAATAAGACTGGAATATATGCATTAGCGGGACAGCTTAAAAGAAAAGGGGTAGAAGTAGAATTAATTGGAAAAATACTTCCAAATCTTCAGGTGATGACGGGGTGGGCATATGTAGATGCTCAATATCAAGATAGTCCATCTTTTGTAAATGGTTCAGCACCAATCAACACTCCTAAAAATACTGCAAACGCTTGGCTTAATTACAAATTTAATCAAGGGATATTAGAAGGATTAGACATTGGAGCAGGTATTTACTATGTAGGAACAAGACCTGTTGACGATTACAAGCAAAAAAATACATATGGAAATGAAGGTCATATCAATGGCACACAACCTGAAGAAAAGCCATTCAACATGCCAGATTATACTACGGTAGAGGCTCAAGTAGGATATCAGTTTAAAAACGGATTAGGCTTAAGAGTATTCTTAAATAATATCTTCGATGCAGTAGGGTACAACTCTTATTTCAGAGGGGGATATATTGACCAAATTCAGCCGAGAAATTTCTCAGCGCAGATTAATTATAAATTTTAA
- a CDS encoding GLPGLI family protein: MKKIILLLFPLFFSAQTHRFIYQYQYKTDSLAKEFAKDNMILDINPDDVKFYPYSYAETDSLNIIRGQRRSRWDDQLPALIRKKNSFDNTSLILLNDFFSVKSTDKMNWKLLNDTKIDGQYTLQKATTNFGGRNWIAWFSKDVNLSEGPYKFRGLPGLIFEIEDDKNNFIFKLSKSMKLPKTYEAKFLESFIGQKPIPVTEKIIAKKQLELYNNPLQDIAESFKSNTNPENTFYVMGVEIKSLDQLKGMSDERRKAILRENNPIEINKVIKYPSN; encoded by the coding sequence ATGAAAAAAATCATTTTGCTTTTATTTCCTTTATTTTTTTCTGCACAGACGCATCGCTTTATTTATCAGTATCAATACAAAACCGATTCCTTGGCAAAAGAATTTGCTAAAGACAATATGATTTTGGATATCAACCCTGACGATGTCAAATTTTACCCCTATTCTTATGCTGAAACCGATTCTTTAAATATTATTCGTGGCCAGAGAAGATCAAGATGGGATGACCAGCTTCCTGCTCTTATCAGAAAAAAGAATTCTTTTGACAATACTTCATTAATTTTACTAAATGATTTTTTCTCAGTAAAATCAACCGATAAAATGAATTGGAAACTCCTGAATGATACAAAGATTGACGGGCAATATACATTACAAAAAGCTACCACAAATTTTGGCGGAAGAAATTGGATTGCATGGTTTTCAAAAGATGTTAATCTGAGTGAAGGACCATACAAATTCCGAGGGCTTCCCGGATTGATTTTCGAGATTGAAGACGATAAGAATAATTTTATTTTCAAATTATCAAAAAGCATGAAACTCCCTAAAACGTACGAAGCTAAGTTCCTTGAAAGTTTTATTGGGCAAAAACCAATTCCCGTTACTGAAAAAATCATTGCAAAAAAACAATTAGAACTTTATAATAACCCATTGCAGGATATTGCAGAATCCTTTAAATCGAATACCAATCCTGAAAATACATTTTATGTAATGGGAGTAGAGATAAAAAGCTTAGACCAGCTCAAAGGTATGTCGGATGAACGACGAAAAGCGATACTTAGAGAAAATAATCCAATAGAAATTAATAAAGTCATAAAATACCCTTCAAATTAA
- the rpsJ gene encoding 30S ribosomal protein S10 gives MSQRIRIKLKSYDYNLVDKSAEKIVKTVKATGAVVNGPIPLPTNKRIFTVLRSPHVNKKAREQFQLSAHKRLMDIYSSSSKTVDALMKLELPSGVDVEIKV, from the coding sequence ATGTCACAAAGAATCAGAATAAAACTAAAATCTTACGACTATAACTTGGTAGACAAGTCTGCTGAGAAAATCGTAAAAACGGTAAAGGCTACTGGTGCTGTTGTAAACGGTCCAATTCCATTGCCAACGAATAAGAGAATCTTCACAGTATTGAGATCTCCTCACGTTAACAAAAAAGCAAGAGAGCAGTTCCAATTATCAGCTCACAAGAGATTGATGGATATCTACTCTTCTTCTTCTAAAACTGTTGATGCTCTAATGAAATTAGAACTTCCTTCAGGTGTAGACGTAGAAATTAAAGTGTGA
- the fusA gene encoding elongation factor G: MSRDLKFTRNIGIAAHIDAGKTTTTERILFYTGVNHKIGEVHDGASTMDWMEQEAERGITITSAATTCAWNFPTDQGKILPESKSYHFNIIDTPGHVDFTVEVNRSLRVLDGLVFLFSAVDGVEPQSETNWRLADNYKVARMGFVNKMDRQGADFLNVVNQVKTMLGSNAVPIVLPIGAEEDFKGVVDLIKNRAIIWDEAGQGATFEVVPIPEDMKAEVLEYREKLVEAVADYDDTLMEKFFEDPDSISEEEINEALRKATIDLSIIPMTCGSSFKNKGVQFMLDAVCKYLPSPLDKDDIKGTDPRTDLEIFRKPDVKEPFAALAFKIATDPFVGRLAFFRAYSGRLDAGSYILNTRSGDKERISRIYQMHANKQNPVEYIEAGDIGAAVGFKSIKTGDTMCDEKNPIVLESMVFPDPVIGIAVEPKTKADQDKMGNALAKLAEEDPTFQVKTDEASGQTIISGMGELHLDILVDRMRREFKVEVNQGQPQVEYKENLTRVAQHREVYKKQSGGKGKFADIVFELGPADEGKVGLEFINEIKGGNVPREFVPSIEKGFKAAMKNGPLAGFEVEGIKVTLKDGSFHAVDSDALSFEMAAKLGFKEAGRAAKPVIMEPIMKLEVVTPEEYMGNIIGDLNKRRGTISGQEEKNGAVVIKGSVPLSEMFGYVTTLRTLSSGRATSSMELEKYQATPQNVAEDIIAKAKG, from the coding sequence ATGAGTAGAGATCTTAAATTTACAAGAAATATTGGTATTGCTGCGCACATTGATGCTGGTAAAACTACCACTACAGAAAGGATTTTATTCTATACAGGAGTAAACCACAAAATTGGTGAAGTACATGATGGTGCTTCTACAATGGACTGGATGGAGCAGGAAGCTGAAAGAGGTATTACAATTACTTCTGCAGCAACTACTTGTGCTTGGAATTTCCCAACTGATCAAGGTAAAATTTTACCTGAAAGTAAATCTTACCACTTCAACATTATCGATACACCAGGACACGTTGACTTCACAGTAGAAGTAAACCGTTCTTTAAGAGTATTAGATGGTTTGGTATTCTTATTCTCTGCAGTAGATGGAGTAGAGCCTCAGTCTGAAACAAACTGGAGACTTGCTGACAACTATAAAGTTGCAAGAATGGGATTCGTAAACAAAATGGACAGACAAGGTGCTGACTTCCTTAACGTGGTAAACCAGGTTAAGACTATGTTAGGATCAAACGCAGTTCCAATCGTTTTACCAATCGGTGCTGAAGAAGATTTCAAAGGTGTAGTAGACTTAATTAAAAACAGAGCGATCATCTGGGATGAAGCAGGACAAGGAGCTACTTTCGAAGTAGTGCCAATTCCTGAAGACATGAAGGCTGAAGTTCTTGAATACAGAGAAAAATTAGTTGAAGCTGTTGCTGATTATGATGATACTTTGATGGAGAAATTCTTCGAAGATCCAGATTCAATTTCAGAAGAAGAAATCAACGAAGCTCTTAGAAAAGCTACTATCGACTTATCTATTATCCCAATGACTTGTGGTTCTTCATTTAAGAATAAAGGAGTACAGTTTATGTTGGATGCAGTATGTAAATACTTGCCTTCTCCATTGGATAAAGATGATATCAAAGGTACAGACCCAAGAACAGATCTTGAAATCTTCAGAAAACCAGACGTAAAAGAGCCTTTCGCGGCTTTAGCATTTAAGATTGCTACCGATCCTTTCGTAGGAAGATTAGCTTTCTTCAGAGCATACTCTGGAAGACTAGATGCAGGTTCTTATATCTTAAACACTCGTTCAGGTGATAAAGAAAGAATCTCAAGAATCTATCAGATGCACGCTAACAAGCAAAATCCTGTAGAATATATTGAAGCAGGAGATATTGGTGCTGCGGTAGGTTTCAAATCTATCAAAACTGGTGATACAATGTGTGACGAGAAAAACCCTATCGTTCTAGAATCGATGGTTTTCCCTGATCCAGTAATTGGTATCGCTGTTGAACCTAAAACTAAAGCTGACCAGGATAAAATGGGTAACGCTTTGGCTAAATTAGCTGAAGAAGATCCTACGTTCCAGGTTAAAACTGACGAAGCTTCTGGTCAAACGATTATCTCGGGAATGGGTGAACTTCACCTTGACATTCTTGTAGATCGTATGAGAAGAGAATTCAAAGTAGAAGTTAACCAAGGACAGCCTCAGGTAGAATACAAAGAAAATCTTACAAGAGTTGCTCAGCACAGAGAAGTTTACAAAAAACAATCTGGTGGTAAGGGTAAATTTGCTGATATCGTATTCGAACTAGGTCCAGCTGACGAAGGTAAAGTAGGTCTTGAGTTTATTAATGAGATCAAAGGTGGTAACGTTCCTAGAGAATTTGTTCCATCAATTGAAAAAGGCTTTAAAGCTGCAATGAAAAACGGTCCTTTGGCTGGTTTCGAAGTTGAAGGTATTAAAGTTACTCTTAAAGACGGATCTTTCCACGCGGTGGATTCTGATGCTCTTTCTTTTGAAATGGCTGCAAAGTTAGGATTTAAAGAAGCGGGACGTGCTGCTAAGCCAGTAATTATGGAGCCTATTATGAAATTGGAGGTTGTAACTCCAGAAGAATATATGGGTAACATTATTGGAGACCTTAACAAGAGAAGAGGTACAATTAGCGGACAAGAAGAAAAGAACGGTGCTGTTGTTATCAAAGGTTCAGTTCCTCTTTCTGAAATGTTTGGATATGTTACGACTCTAAGAACACTTTCATCAGGAAGAGCTACTTCTTCTATGGAATTAGAGAAGTACCAAGCTACTCCACAAAACGTTGCTGAAGATATCATTGCTAAAGCAAAAGGTTAA
- the rpsG gene encoding 30S ribosomal protein S7, translating into MRKTKAKKRPLLPDPKFNDQLVTRFVNNLMLDGKKSIAFKIFYDALELVEAKKGETEKTALEIWKDALTNVMPHVEVRSRRVGGANFQIPMPIRADRKISMAMKWLILYSKKRNDKSMALKLANEVVAASREEGAAYKKKSDTHKMAEANKAFSHFKF; encoded by the coding sequence ATGAGAAAGACAAAAGCGAAAAAAAGACCGTTGTTACCAGATCCAAAATTTAATGATCAATTGGTAACTAGATTCGTAAACAACTTGATGCTTGATGGTAAGAAGTCAATCGCATTCAAAATATTCTATGACGCTCTTGAGCTAGTAGAAGCAAAAAAAGGAGAAACTGAAAAGACTGCCCTTGAAATCTGGAAAGATGCATTGACTAACGTTATGCCTCACGTAGAAGTACGTTCTAGAAGAGTAGGTGGAGCAAACTTCCAGATTCCTATGCCAATCAGAGCTGATAGAAAAATTTCTATGGCTATGAAATGGTTAATCCTTTACTCTAAAAAGAGAAATGATAAGTCAATGGCTTTGAAATTGGCTAATGAAGTAGTTGCCGCTTCAAGAGAAGAAGGAGCTGCTTACAAGAAGAAATCTGATACTCACAAAATGGCGGAAGCTAACAAAGCTTTCTCTCACTTTAAATTCTAA
- the rpsL gene encoding 30S ribosomal protein S12: MPTIQQLVRKGRVALTKKSKSAALDSCPQRRGVCTRVYTTTPKKPNSALRKVARVRLSNGKEVNAYIPGEGHNLQEHSIVLVRGGRVKDLPGVRYHIVRGALDTAGVSGRTQRRSKYGAKRPKPGQAAAAPAKGKKK; this comes from the coding sequence ATGCCTACTATTCAACAATTAGTTAGAAAAGGAAGAGTCGCACTTACCAAGAAGAGTAAATCGGCTGCACTTGATTCTTGTCCACAAAGACGAGGTGTATGTACGAGAGTATATACTACCACACCTAAGAAACCTAACTCTGCACTTAGAAAAGTTGCAAGGGTAAGACTTTCAAACGGTAAAGAAGTTAACGCCTATATCCCAGGTGAAGGACATAATCTTCAAGAGCACTCGATAGTATTGGTACGCGGGGGGAGAGTAAAAGATTTACCAGGAGTTAGATACCACATCGTAAGAGGTGCGTTAGATACTGCTGGAGTAAGCGGAAGAACTCAGAGAAGATCGAAGTATGGAGCTAAGAGACCTAAGCCAGGTCAAGCTGCAGCTGCACCGGCTAAAGGAAAGAAAAAATAA
- a CDS encoding Dps family protein, translated as MKNANIIGLKETDCQNIAEKLNILLANYSVFYQNTRGSHWNIKGEQFFTLHPKFEELYNSLVLKIDEIAERILTLGATPAHNYSDYLKVSTIKESKEVTDGNKSVEIILNSFKVVIDLQRELLDITDKAGDEGTNSQMSDYITEQEKEVWMYNSYLGK; from the coding sequence ATGAAAAATGCTAATATTATCGGTTTAAAAGAAACCGACTGCCAAAACATTGCAGAAAAACTTAATATATTACTTGCCAACTATTCTGTCTTTTATCAGAATACAAGAGGCTCTCACTGGAACATTAAAGGTGAACAATTTTTCACCTTACACCCTAAGTTTGAAGAGCTCTATAATAGTTTAGTTCTAAAAATAGACGAAATTGCAGAGCGTATACTGACGTTAGGAGCCACTCCGGCGCATAACTACTCAGATTACCTTAAAGTTTCTACCATTAAAGAAAGCAAAGAAGTAACCGACGGTAATAAAAGTGTAGAAATTATTCTAAATTCTTTTAAAGTGGTTATCGATTTACAAAGAGAACTTTTAGACATCACAGATAAAGCCGGCGACGAAGGTACCAACTCTCAAATGAGCGACTATATTACCGAGCAGGAAAAAGAAGTCTGGATGTACAATTCTTATTTAGGGAAGTAA
- the pncB gene encoding nicotinate phosphoribosyltransferase, with protein MQNMTFNSILDNDFYKITMQNAVVQLFPRQTVKYEFINRGKHHFPEGFDHALREVVNKMAELKLTKDEKKFLAQTCPYLDLPYLDFLEGYHYDPSEVKILQTGNDLSVTVEGLWYRTILWEVPLLALISELHYEMNHMERDSNEVVMAKTLEKADSLNKLGVNFAEFGTRRRHSYKVQNLVMEALTQKKDSTFIGSSNVHFAMKYGVKPIGTHAHEWFMFHGAEFGFKMANELALEHWVDVYRGDLGVALSDTYTTDVFFQQFDKKFAKLFDGVRHDSGDALEFADKTIAHYKRHGINPLFKYIIFSDALNLEKVEEITNYCKGKIGVSFGIGTNLTNDVGLKPMNIVMKLIGVQSLNKEWIPTVKLSDEHGKYTGDPKMIELAKEFLRIKD; from the coding sequence ATGCAAAATATGACGTTCAACTCCATTCTAGACAACGATTTCTATAAAATTACCATGCAAAATGCCGTGGTACAACTCTTCCCGAGACAGACTGTAAAATATGAATTTATCAACCGCGGAAAACATCATTTCCCTGAAGGATTTGACCATGCTTTAAGAGAGGTTGTCAATAAAATGGCAGAACTTAAGTTAACTAAAGATGAAAAAAAGTTTTTAGCTCAAACCTGTCCTTACTTAGACTTACCCTATCTTGATTTTCTTGAAGGTTACCATTACGACCCTTCTGAAGTAAAAATCTTACAGACCGGAAACGACCTGTCAGTAACCGTTGAAGGACTTTGGTACCGTACGATTCTTTGGGAAGTTCCTTTATTAGCTTTGATTAGCGAGCTCCATTACGAGATGAATCACATGGAAAGAGACTCCAATGAAGTCGTAATGGCCAAAACCTTGGAAAAAGCAGATTCCTTAAACAAATTGGGTGTTAACTTCGCAGAATTTGGAACAAGAAGAAGACATTCTTATAAAGTACAGAATCTTGTGATGGAAGCTTTAACTCAGAAAAAAGATTCAACTTTCATAGGAAGTTCGAATGTACATTTTGCCATGAAATATGGAGTAAAACCTATTGGAACCCATGCTCACGAATGGTTTATGTTTCACGGAGCCGAGTTTGGATTTAAAATGGCCAACGAATTAGCGCTTGAACACTGGGTTGATGTATATCGTGGTGATTTAGGAGTAGCTCTTTCTGACACTTATACAACAGATGTTTTCTTCCAGCAGTTTGATAAAAAATTTGCAAAACTTTTCGACGGAGTGCGTCATGACAGTGGTGATGCGTTAGAATTTGCCGACAAAACAATTGCTCATTATAAACGTCACGGAATTAATCCTTTATTTAAATACATCATTTTTTCGGATGCTTTAAATCTTGAAAAAGTAGAAGAAATCACCAATTATTGCAAAGGAAAAATAGGTGTTTCTTTTGGAATAGGCACCAATCTCACCAATGATGTAGGTTTAAAACCTATGAACATTGTTATGAAACTCATCGGCGTACAATCTCTCAACAAAGAATGGATTCCTACAGTAAAACTTTCCGACGAACATGGAAAATATACAGGAGACCCTAAAATGATTGAGCTTGCAAAAGAGTTTTTGAGGATTAAAGATTAA
- a CDS encoding YciI family protein: MKNLLLLIVITFSSTSCFVYTKGEDGKPGTPGKNSPSADSKSIYNQKLADSLGADKYGMKAYTIVMLTTGTAKIDDKDKKAELMKGHMTNIGKLADEGKIVVAGPFLEKNKENYRGMFIFNTKSKEEAESWVKTDPAVAAGIFSYEIFSWYGSAALPLYLKHHEEISKENP, encoded by the coding sequence ATGAAAAATTTATTACTTCTTATTGTAATCACATTTTCTTCGACTTCTTGTTTTGTCTACACAAAAGGCGAAGATGGAAAACCCGGAACTCCCGGCAAAAATAGCCCTTCTGCTGATTCAAAAAGTATCTACAACCAAAAACTGGCAGATTCATTAGGCGCAGATAAATACGGTATGAAAGCTTACACCATCGTAATGCTCACCACCGGAACAGCAAAAATTGATGATAAAGATAAAAAAGCAGAACTGATGAAAGGCCACATGACCAACATCGGCAAGCTCGCAGATGAAGGAAAAATTGTTGTAGCCGGTCCGTTCTTAGAAAAGAATAAAGAAAATTACCGCGGAATGTTTATTTTCAATACAAAATCAAAAGAAGAAGCCGAATCTTGGGTAAAGACCGACCCAGCAGTTGCTGCCGGAATTTTCAGTTATGAAATATTTTCTTGGTATGGTTCTGCAGCTTTGCCTTTGTATTTGAAACATCATGAAGAAATTTCGAAAGAAAATCCTTAA
- a CDS encoding DUF5995 family protein has translation MKTIEEVLKKLDEIIIWAKKNKSPIGYFACTYKMMTAQVLKGIQQKKFEDNPRMILLDIAFATRYLEAWENYNKGNKCSNSWYLAFEASKNKDLLILQHIFLGINAHINLDLGISAASIMPYRKINPLKTDFERINSVIASINQNVQDSLNKICYPVNLIDKLSNGKDNVILDFAISKARDTSWATAVISSNTPNFLKESVINIVDYAAAKVASQILNPKLLSSTLAKELKKCESSDVVKNIEILEKTKIS, from the coding sequence ATGAAAACCATAGAAGAAGTCCTGAAAAAATTAGACGAAATTATTATTTGGGCTAAAAAAAACAAAAGCCCAATTGGATATTTTGCATGTACCTACAAAATGATGACCGCACAGGTTTTAAAAGGAATTCAGCAGAAAAAATTTGAAGATAATCCAAGGATGATTTTGCTTGATATTGCTTTTGCAACAAGATATCTAGAAGCGTGGGAAAATTATAACAAGGGAAACAAATGTTCCAACTCGTGGTATCTAGCCTTTGAAGCGTCAAAAAATAAAGACCTTTTGATTCTACAACATATTTTTCTCGGGATAAATGCTCACATTAATTTAGATTTAGGAATTTCTGCCGCATCGATTATGCCTTATCGAAAAATTAATCCTTTAAAAACTGATTTTGAAAGAATTAATTCGGTCATCGCATCCATCAATCAAAATGTTCAGGATTCTTTAAATAAAATTTGCTATCCTGTAAACCTTATCGACAAACTTTCTAATGGAAAAGACAATGTGATTTTAGATTTTGCCATCTCAAAAGCAAGAGATACATCATGGGCAACTGCGGTTATTTCATCAAATACGCCTAACTTTCTGAAAGAATCTGTCATCAATATTGTTGATTATGCTGCTGCAAAAGTTGCTTCACAGATTTTAAATCCTAAGTTACTTTCTTCAACACTCGCTAAAGAATTGAAAAAATGTGAAAGCAGTGATGTGGTGAAAAATATTGAAATTTTAGAAAAAACAAAAATAAGCTAA